One window of Manihot esculenta cultivar AM560-2 chromosome 17, M.esculenta_v8, whole genome shotgun sequence genomic DNA carries:
- the LOC110605266 gene encoding cytochrome b561 domain-containing protein At4g18260, which yields MQNLHLLLHFVTLLPFVSCLSHEEVRDHKNTREYIHKLSPKMKSEVALHGVLLWVSMGLLAPVGILLVRMPHREEGGSRRKLFFYLHLILQILSVLLATSGAIMSIKSFENSFDNNHQRIGLALYVAVWVQAAIEFRRPHRGSKRRSTWYFLHWILGTVISLVGIINIYTGLDAYHQKFSANTRIWTIVFTAQISFMAFFYLFQDKWEYMQKQAVILGNIEPITPTITTQSDAHKELVPEPCVKRNALSNLFD from the exons ATGCAAAATCTTCATTTGCTTCTACACTTTGTTACTCTTCTGCCATTTGTTTCTTGCTTATCTCATGAAGAGGTGAGGGATCACAAGAACACGAGAGAATACATTCACAAG TTAAGTCCTAAGATGAAATCTGAAGTTGCCCTTCATGGGGTTCTCTTGTGGGTTTCCATGGGGCTCTTAGCACCTGTTGGAATACTGCTTGTTAGAATGCCACATAGAGAGGAAGGTGGAAGCAGAAGGAAACTTTTCTTCTACCTTCATTTGATTTTGCag ATACTCTCAGTTCTTCTTGCCACATCAGGAGCTATCATGTCCATAAAATCCTTTGAGAATTCATTTGATAACAACCACCAAAGGATAGGTCTAGCATTATACGTTGCCGTTTGGGTGCAAGCTGCTATTGAATTTCGGAGACCTCATAG AGGGAGTAAAAGAAGAAGCACATGGTATTTTCTTCATTGGATACTTGGAACAGTAATCTCTCTAGTGGGAATCATTAACATCTACACAGGCTTAGATGCCTATCACCAGAAATTTTCAGCAAATACAAGGATTTGGACTATAGTTTTCACTGCACAGATCTCTTTCATGGCTTTCTTCTACCTTTTTCAAGACAAATGGGAATATATGCAAAAGCAAGCAGTGATTTTAGGCAATATTGAGCCAATCACACCCACCATTACTACTCAAAGTGATGCCCACAAGGAGTTAGTGCCTGAACCATGTGTAAAGAGAAATGCACTAAGTAACTTGTttgactaa